TAATTTCTCTTTGATGCGCGAGATTCTGGTGCCCACGTTGCTGGGCGAAATCCCAATGATGGAGGCAATCTCCTCGTACTTTTTGCCTTCCAGAAAGAGCAGGATGATGCCCCTATCTAGCAGGTTGAGGCTCTGAATCTGGGCGTACAGCCGTTGTATCTGCTCCTCCTCGGTGCGGTCATAATCCTCAGCAAACTGGTCCGCGTCCAGTTCCAACGGAATGGTGCTGACTCTGCGTTTGGTTTGCTTGAGGTGCGAGATGGCGGTGTTCAAAGCCACGCGGTACATCCAGGTGCTCAGCTTAGAATCCTGATTAAAGGACCCAAACGACTTCCAGAGCTGGTACACAATCTCCTGTTGCAGGTCGTTGCGGTCATCTGTAGAATTGGTATACATTGCCGACACCTTAAAGATCAAGCCTTTATTCTCTTTGATGACGGTTGTAAACTGCTCTTGTAGGTCCATCTAAAATCAATCTTCATCCTATTAGTGTAGTTGGGGATGAGAAAATCACAGGCAGAGGAAGAAATATTTTTAAGTTAGGAGGTAACGGCGTTTTTGGCCTCTTTTCGCCAAAACGGCCCAAAAACGAAGAAGGAGAAACCACCGGCCTCTCCTTCTTTAAAGTCTAACTTCTAGTGTCTAGCTACTAACGTCTATCTCCTAATAGCCAAACAGCTCTTTCAAGGTCAACTGCTTCACGGTGCCGTACTTGGCTAGCTCCTTGAAATTGAGTTTGTCTTTGGAACCGATGACCAGAATGGTCTGGTTCTGGCCTTTCACAAACTGCTGTTGGAAGGCTTTGATTTGGTCCAGAGTGAGGGCGTCCAGGCTTTCATAAATATCCTTTCTTATGTCATGATCAATGCCCAGTTTGCGGGCCTGCTCATAGTTCATCAGGATGGCCGTCTTGTTGATGCGCTCCGTGGCAATGCTGTTGCGCACCGAGGCTTTGGCATTGGTGAAATTGGCCTCGGCGAGCGGTAAATCATTCAAGAGTTCCTGCATACCAGCCATGGCCTCGGGCAATTTATCACTCTGCGTGCCTATGTAGGAGAGAATGTAATTGGCGCGGTCTTTCTTGCTGGCGTTGGCAAACCGTGAACTAGCGCTGTACGCCAAGGCCCTGGACTCACGCAACTCCTGAAACACAATCGCGCCCATGCCGCCGTCAAAGTACTCATTGTACAACCTGATGGTAGGCACCAGTTTAGGGTCATAGTTAAGCGACTTGGTCAGGAACAGTAACTCAGCCTGCACCATGTTGTAGTCAGTCCAGTAGACCTGGCGCTTGGTGATGTCCAGTTCTTTGAAGGGCTTTTCGGCGGGCACTGGCTTTAAGTTAGCGGGTACTATGTGACCAGTGTTGAGCGTGGCCGTGATGGCTTGCAGTTCTCTAGGGCCGTAGTACAACACACGGTGCTGATAGCTGGGAATGCTCTTGATCAAGGACACCAGTTCCTGCGGTTTCACTTTCTTCAGTTCCTGCTCAGACAGGATGTTGGTGAACGGGTTCTTAGGACCATACTTGGCGTAGTTGACCATGGCCACGCTGTGGATGATGTTCTTGTTTAGCTTGGCGTCCTGGCGGTCTTTCAAAATGCCGGCCACTAAATCCTTGAGCGCCTGCGGGTCTGGTTGCGGGTTCTTTAAAAGGCTTTCAAAGAGGTTCAGGCCTTTTTCAAAGTTCTCATCCAGGCCCGACAAAGACACATAGATTTGGTCCTGCCCCGAAGACACGTTAAACGAGCATCCAATCTTGAAGAATTCCTTTTGCAATTCCTCGGCAGAGTATTTGTCGGTGCCCAGGTATTGCAGGTAATTCACGGCCAGGCCTAGCTTGAGGTCATTGTTGGTGCCCATGTCCAGGACGTAGTACATATTGAACAAGCCGTTCTCCTTGTTGCGCGTGTAGTACACTGGTATACCAGCCTTCAATTGGCCTTCCTGCAAGTCTTTCTTATAGTCTACAAACTCAGGCTGAAGGTCTGATACCGGCTTGTTGGCCACCGTTTTGTAGTAGTCAGATTGCGCCTCGCGATTAGCGGGCACGGGGGTGATGGCCGGTTTTTCTACCTTCTGCGCGTTAGGGTCTTTGCCGGTGCGCTTGTAGATGAGGGCGTAGTTGTTGCCGTAGTAGCGGTTGGCCACCTCCATCACGTCCTGCTTGGTGATCTTGGCAAATTCGGCGTCCTGCTTCACATAGTCGGCCCAGTCCTGCCGGGCAATGAACGCATCCACGAAGGCCGTGGCGCGGGCCTCGTTGCTTTCATAGGCTTCCATCTTAGAAATCTTGTTCTTGTTGATAATGGCCGGAATCAACCAATCCTCAAACTGCCCTTTCTTCACTAGTTCAATCTGCTGTAACAACAGATCCTTCACCTGGTCCAAGCTCTGTCCCTGACGCGGGTTGCCCGACAGGAAGTGCACGGAGTAGTCATTGTAGATCTCGGCGAAGGAACCTGCGCCCAAGGCTGCCTGCTTTTGGTTGATGTTCAAGTCAATCAAACCCGCCTGCCCGTTGCTCAGAATCTGACTGATCATACGCAACACCAAGGCGTCTTTGGATTTCACGCCCGGAAACCGGAAACCCAGAAACACGCTCTCGGCGTCTGGCCCTACTATTTCTTTCACAACCGGGGCTGTAATAGGCTTTTCCTGCGGAGCGTTGTACACCGGGTCTGCCTTCTTCTGCCACTTGCCAAAGTACTCGTCAATGATTCGGATGGTCTGATCAGGGTCCAGGTCCCCACTCATGGCGATGGCCATGTTGTTGGGTACGTAGTACTTGTCAAAATACTTCTTAATCTCGGTGATGGACGGGTTCTTCAGGTGCTCTACCGTGCCAATGGTGGTTTGCGTGCCATACTGGTGCGTAGGGTACAAAGCCGCAAATGCCGCTTCAAACACCTTGTTATTGTCAGAATCCAAGGAACGGTTTTTCTCCTCGTAGACTGCCTCCAACTCGGTGTGGAACAAACGCGGTACCATCACGCTCAGGCGCTCAGATTCCAGCATGGCCCAACGCTCTAGTTGGTTACTCGGAATGTCTCCGTAATAGATGGTTTGCTCTACCCAGGTGCTGGCGTTGGAGTTCTGCATACCCATGGAAGCCACCAACTTATCATACTCATTGGGCACCGCATAGGTGGCGGCTACGCCAGAGATAGAGTCAATCTGATGGTAAGTTTTCTTGCGGATGGTTGGGTCTTTCTGGGTGCGGTACAATTCATACAGAGCCTCTATCTTGGCCAGTTCCACCTGCTCTTTTTCCCAGTCTTTCGTGCCTAGCTTGGATGAACCCTTGAAGGCCATGTGCTCCAGGTAATGCGCCAAGCCCGTGGCATCTGCCGGGTCATTCTTACTGCCCGCGCGCACCGCTATGTAGGTTTGGATGCGCGGCGCATCTTTGTAGTCCGTCAAGTACACCGTGAGGCCGTTGTCCAGAGTATAGATTCGGGCTTTGAGCGGATCGTTCGGGACGGTGGTATAGGTATACTCCTTGGCTTGGGGCGCAGCAGTCTGGGCTTCGGGCGTGGTGGCTTGGGTTGGCTGGCTGGGAGTGCTGGTTTTACACTGGGTAAACAGCATAGCCCCCATAAGAGAACAGGCAATTAGTCTTTTCTTCACAGGGATAGGATTGAATGAAATTCTACTTAAATAAAGCGAAAACAGGGGAAATTATTGTCTTAGGCAGGGATTGAGTTTGTGTCTTCTCACCTGCTATTGCTAAGTAAAAGGGCTGTGACACCTAGTGAGTCTGGAGACTCACCGCATCCCTAGTCACGAGTCTGGAGACTCGCGCCAGATTTTTTTAGAGTTTAGTACAACAACCAGCGATGGACAATCACCAAGCAAAGCCGTTTTTGGCCTGTTTTCAGGAAACTAGCTTATTTTCAGAAGGCACTTGCAAGCGTTGCGAAAGGAGTTCTAGCGTTTGCAGGGCTTCGTGCTCGTGGCTGGTGCGCAGTTCATAGGCGGGCTCCTCTCCGGTGGAATATAAACCCACCGTATACCATTTCACCAAAGCAGGCTCCTCGCCCGGATGGTCATGGTCTTGCGGAATCATGTTGGTGGTTAAAATTACGCGTTCAAACGCTGGCAACGGCGCCCATTGGCCAAATTTAATCCCGAACATCAACAAATACTCCCGTACCCTGCGTTGCTCAAAATCCAATTGGAAGCCATGGTGCGTGAATTTGAACAGAACACCCATGACTAACAGCAATACGCCCACCGCCAGCATCTGCGTCTGGTTCACTTCCCCGCTCCACCACCATGGGCTGCTGGCCGTCAAAGCACCCACCAACAAAAGCCCATACCCGGCATAGCTAAGCGTCCCGAAGAAAGAATCTGTTTTACGGTCAAAAATGTGGGACATGGGGAGAAGGTAAAGAAAAACCTACACAGTGTTTAGCCATGCAGGTTCAAGGGTAATTTTATTAAAAATCAGTATCCAGGCCTAATCTGGTTTTCAACTCAAGCAGTTCTGGGTACATTTCTGACAGGTAGTTGAAACGGTCTTGCGAGGTGTAGAGCTTGCGGCCGGTGCTTTCTTGCTGGGCTACCTCAATGTTCACCTGCAGGCGGTTGTGGCCCAGGCTCTGCCGAAGGTACATCAGCAGCTCGGGCTTGAAGGAGTTGAACTCGGCAACCTGCACATCGTTCTCCACAGACAGACGAATCTCGGCGCGTTCCACGTCAAAGGCCCAGTCGCGGTTCATGATGGTGTACTCCAGGGTGCGGTCCGTTTGCTTAATGCGGTCTACATGGGCCTGCCACAACTGGCGCAGCTTGTGCTCATTGATGGCAGGCAGAGAACCGGGCACGTAGGCTTCGGTTTCTTCTTCCAACACGTCTATGCTTTGCGCCGCCGAAGCCGCCACTTTCTCTTCTATGTTCTTAAGGCTGGGTAGTTTGGACATCTTGCGTCCTGCCAGCGGCGAGGAAACAGGTGCGCGCAAGGGAGCCGGCGCAGTTACCGGAGCGGCGGGTGCCATCACAGAAGGCACTGGTAACGGCGCTTCTTCTGGATAGGTGTCAAAGATGGGATCCTCGCCGGCGTCCATGTCTGCCGGCGCCGTGTTGTGGTGCGTTTCTGGGCTGTTTTTCTCAAAACTAGCAGAAACCGCAGGAGCCGAGGCAACCGCTACGGGAGCAGAAACTGGGTTTGGAGCAGGAACAGCAGTTGCCGGAGCCGCGGGTGCGGCTACGCCGGAACTTCCATTAGTTTTTTTTTTGACGTCTCCGGTAAGAGAGACGTCTGAGGCCAGTTGCAAGGCTTGCGGCAAATGCGCCAGTTTCATGAGCAACAACTCCACGTGCAGGCGCTGGTTCTTGGCGGCTTTAAAGTTCTGGTCGCAGGTTCCTACCAGGTTCAACCCAGAAATCAAGAAACTCAAGCTGGCTTCCTGCGCCTGTTGGGCGTAGCGGGACTTGATGTTCTCAGAAACCTCCAACAACTGTACCGTCACCTGGTCTTTGCATACCAACAGGCTTCTAAAATGGTCGCCAATGCCCAGGATGAAATTATGCGAGTCAAACCCGTTTTTCAGGATTTCATCATACAGCAACAAGGTGCCGCTCAGGTTCTGGGTAAGCAGATAATCTGTTAGTCTGAAGTAATAGTCATAGTCCAGAATATGAAGGTTCTGCACCGTGGCTTTGTAGGTCAAATGGTTTCCCGAGAAGGTTACCATCTGGTCGAAGATGGAAAGCGCATCGCGCAGGGCGCCGTCTGCCTTTTGTGAGATCAGGTGCAGGGCGTCTTCCTCGGCCTCAATGTTTTCTTTGCCCGCAATGTTGCCCAGATGCTGGACCATGTCTTCAATGCGAATGCGGTTGAAGTCAAAAATCTGACAGCGGGACAGAATGGTAGGGATGATCTTATGACGCTCCGTAGTGGCCAGAATGAAAATGGCATAGGAAGGCGGCTCTTCCAGGGTCTTCAAAAACGCGTTGAAGGCCTGGTTGGAGAGCATGTGCACCTCATCTATGATGTAGATTTTGTACTTGCCCGTCTGCGGCACATAGCGCACCTGCTCCACCAGACTTCTAATATCATCTACTGAGTTGTTGGACGCCGCATCCAGCTCATGGATGTTGAACGAGCTGTTGGTGTTAAAGCTTTTGCAGGAGTCACAGACGTTGCAGGCCTCTGTCTCTGGCGTGATGTTCTCGCAGTTGATGGTCTTGGCCAGAATACGCGCGCACGTGGTCTTACCCACTCCTCTTGGCCCGCAGAACAAGAAGGCCTGCGCCAAATGATTGCTGCTGATTGCGTTCTTTAAGGTAGTGGTAATATGGTGCTGGCCTACTACACTGTCAAAAGTGGTAGGGCGGTATTTTCTAGCCGATACAACAAAATTCTCCATCGCTCTACAAAGTTAATCGATTCTGGTTCGATTCCGAAATGGAAAAAGGGGGCGGCTGCAAGGTTCTTGAATTTGTGCAAGGACAGGTTCGTTTTTGGCTTGTTTTAGAGAAAACAGGCCAAAAACGAAAGAAGAATGCTATTACGGAGTCAATTTATAGTGGACACCCAGAAGCAGGCTGGTAGAATTTGGGTTGTAATTACCTCCTGTATAAATATCATATAGCCCCCTGTTGTGGCGAATCTCTGCACTAACATTCCATAGAGGATGGATTTCTTTAGAATACCCGACACCTCCTGATATTCCATAATCAAACTTTTCCCAAGAATTAGTTTCCTCTCTACGAGCAGAAGTATCCTCTGATCCTGTAACGCTTTCAAATGTTATCTGGGATAAAAGTTTACCCATATAAGGGCCTGCATTCAGGTAAAAACCCGTCCTAAACAAACGCACTCCTACTAACACAGGCAGTGTCAGGTAATGAAAATGCCTACTATCCTTGAACTCTTGTCTGGTTTGAGCCTTATAGACGACGGCTTCTGCCTTATACCCTTTATTCTCATAGAGCGGTTCCGTCTTAAGAAAGAACCAGTTTAGCTGATATTTAGAAGACAAACCTGCCGACCATCTAATAGCACTACTGATGGTAACATTACCATACGGGTATTCATCTCTATCAAAATACACATGACTAGGTCCGCCAATAATGCCTATCTGCACACTGCCGGGCAACACCTGTGCTTGGCTGCAAATAAAGGATCCTGCTACCAGAAGAAGCGTGAAGACTAAATTTTTCATAAAATTCGATAGAATGAAATCCTCAAAGAAAAGCCTCAAACACTAACCTGCAACAGCCTATAATTTACCTGCTCAGGTAAATATGCTTGAATTCTCCAGACACTGTCCCTCCATCGCGTTTTTGCGCAATTTTCAGCAAAACAGGTCAAAAACGAGGTTTCTCCGGCCTAAAGGGACAAGCAACTAGAGAAGCAGAATACTGATTAATGAGGCAAAGGCCACCAGCCCTATTATCTGAACGGCCGCTTCACAAAACTCACCTGCCCCATGGCATCCTTTTCAAACTTGGCCAGGCAGTATTTCTCAAACTGGGCGTCAAAGTTTTGCTGGCCGGGCGCTAAGGTTTCTGGCACGGGCTGGCCTTGCAGAAAGAAATAAACCTTGGTGTTGCCGTATTTGGTGTGGGGCATGAACTCGCCGTACTGCTGCATCTGGTCCCAGAGCGTGTCTTCTACGGTCACGGCGTAAATGCGCTGAATAGGGCCGGTGTTGTTCTCGTTTCTATAAAAGGCTACCTCCATGAACTCGCCAGAGAGGTCATCAATGCTAGGCTGGGTAAAGGCATCTTTCACAAACCAGACCACCAAAAGGGCGCCCAGGGCTATCAATAGGTACTTAACTTTCTTTCCGGACATGGTGCTTGCGCTAAATAGAGATGGCGGCGGCTAGCGCCACTGCCTAAATGTAGGGCAAAGGTAAGAAACCTATTTCATCTGGCCGGCCTGGTCACTTCTCTCCTAACGCAAAAAGTCCTCTGGCAGGGGCTACCGGTTGTACCAGTTGGCTCCTGCCAGAGGACTATCTTAGAAAGTAGAAGGATTTATTTTACCTGTACAGGTGACTTGTCTGAAGAATTCTTCACCAGGGCCAGCACGTCTCCTTCCGGCGTGAGTTTGAACGCCGCGTAGCCTGCCATCTTCTCTTTCATGAGCGTGGCCGCCAGCTTGGCTTCAAAATCCTTTTCAATTTCGGCGCAGAGCGTTTCCTGCATGGCCATGTTGTTGCTGTATTGGTAGACCACCTCGCTGATCTTGGCAATGCGCGCCTGGTTGAGCTCCTTTACTTTAATATACTCCAACTCATTCAGTTTCAGATACTGCATCATTCTTCTAGACACCACATCTGACGTTTTACCAACCTCTGGATTACCTTGAGAAAAGGCGAGGCTTGCTTCTGTTGAGGCACTCAACAAGAAGACTCCAAGCAGAACAACCAAGATTTTTTTCATACGCACATCTCTTTATAGAAC
The nucleotide sequence above comes from Nibribacter ruber. Encoded proteins:
- a CDS encoding RNA polymerase sigma factor, which encodes MDLQEQFTTVIKENKGLIFKVSAMYTNSTDDRNDLQQEIVYQLWKSFGSFNQDSKLSTWMYRVALNTAISHLKQTKRRVSTIPLELDADQFAEDYDRTEEEQIQRLYAQIQSLNLLDRGIILLFLEGKKYEEIASIIGISPSNVGTRISRIKEKLRTQLTKQTA
- a CDS encoding M16 family metallopeptidase, which produces MKKRLIACSLMGAMLFTQCKTSTPSQPTQATTPEAQTAAPQAKEYTYTTVPNDPLKARIYTLDNGLTVYLTDYKDAPRIQTYIAVRAGSKNDPADATGLAHYLEHMAFKGSSKLGTKDWEKEQVELAKIEALYELYRTQKDPTIRKKTYHQIDSISGVAATYAVPNEYDKLVASMGMQNSNASTWVEQTIYYGDIPSNQLERWAMLESERLSVMVPRLFHTELEAVYEEKNRSLDSDNNKVFEAAFAALYPTHQYGTQTTIGTVEHLKNPSITEIKKYFDKYYVPNNMAIAMSGDLDPDQTIRIIDEYFGKWQKKADPVYNAPQEKPITAPVVKEIVGPDAESVFLGFRFPGVKSKDALVLRMISQILSNGQAGLIDLNINQKQAALGAGSFAEIYNDYSVHFLSGNPRQGQSLDQVKDLLLQQIELVKKGQFEDWLIPAIINKNKISKMEAYESNEARATAFVDAFIARQDWADYVKQDAEFAKITKQDVMEVANRYYGNNYALIYKRTGKDPNAQKVEKPAITPVPANREAQSDYYKTVANKPVSDLQPEFVDYKKDLQEGQLKAGIPVYYTRNKENGLFNMYYVLDMGTNNDLKLGLAVNYLQYLGTDKYSAEELQKEFFKIGCSFNVSSGQDQIYVSLSGLDENFEKGLNLFESLLKNPQPDPQALKDLVAGILKDRQDAKLNKNIIHSVAMVNYAKYGPKNPFTNILSEQELKKVKPQELVSLIKSIPSYQHRVLYYGPRELQAITATLNTGHIVPANLKPVPAEKPFKELDITKRQVYWTDYNMVQAELLFLTKSLNYDPKLVPTIRLYNEYFDGGMGAIVFQELRESRALAYSASSRFANASKKDRANYILSYIGTQSDKLPEAMAGMQELLNDLPLAEANFTNAKASVRNSIATERINKTAILMNYEQARKLGIDHDIRKDIYESLDALTLDQIKAFQQQFVKGQNQTILVIGSKDKLNFKELAKYGTVKQLTLKELFGY
- a CDS encoding DNA polymerase III subunit gamma/tau yields the protein MENFVVSARKYRPTTFDSVVGQHHITTTLKNAISSNHLAQAFLFCGPRGVGKTTCARILAKTINCENITPETEACNVCDSCKSFNTNSSFNIHELDAASNNSVDDIRSLVEQVRYVPQTGKYKIYIIDEVHMLSNQAFNAFLKTLEEPPSYAIFILATTERHKIIPTILSRCQIFDFNRIRIEDMVQHLGNIAGKENIEAEEDALHLISQKADGALRDALSIFDQMVTFSGNHLTYKATVQNLHILDYDYYFRLTDYLLTQNLSGTLLLYDEILKNGFDSHNFILGIGDHFRSLLVCKDQVTVQLLEVSENIKSRYAQQAQEASLSFLISGLNLVGTCDQNFKAAKNQRLHVELLLMKLAHLPQALQLASDVSLTGDVKKKTNGSSGVAAPAAPATAVPAPNPVSAPVAVASAPAVSASFEKNSPETHHNTAPADMDAGEDPIFDTYPEEAPLPVPSVMAPAAPVTAPAPLRAPVSSPLAGRKMSKLPSLKNIEEKVAASAAQSIDVLEEETEAYVPGSLPAINEHKLRQLWQAHVDRIKQTDRTLEYTIMNRDWAFDVERAEIRLSVENDVQVAEFNSFKPELLMYLRQSLGHNRLQVNIEVAQQESTGRKLYTSQDRFNYLSEMYPELLELKTRLGLDTDF
- a CDS encoding porin family protein translates to MKNLVFTLLLVAGSFICSQAQVLPGSVQIGIIGGPSHVYFDRDEYPYGNVTISSAIRWSAGLSSKYQLNWFFLKTEPLYENKGYKAEAVVYKAQTRQEFKDSRHFHYLTLPVLVGVRLFRTGFYLNAGPYMGKLLSQITFESVTGSEDTSARREETNSWEKFDYGISGGVGYSKEIHPLWNVSAEIRHNRGLYDIYTGGNYNPNSTSLLLGVHYKLTP